Proteins from one Microbacterium sp. Root553 genomic window:
- a CDS encoding class I SAM-dependent methyltransferase, translated as MNDPVDQVGEVYQKRAAEWVRARSTALVEHGWLSLFTTLLEPHASVLDVGCGSGVPIAQWLDDNGFAVTGIDSSSEMIRLFRTNVPAARAEVLDMRRLDLAIRFEGIVAWDSFFHLSPVDQRAMFPLFEHHATTGAPLLLTTGPEAGEVVGNLHGDPLYHASLDPGEYRALFDQHGFDVVAHTSRDPSIGDHTVWLVRKREGVTPSFGRTGPNPHPE; from the coding sequence ATGAACGATCCGGTGGACCAGGTTGGCGAGGTGTACCAGAAGCGTGCGGCGGAATGGGTGAGAGCGAGAAGTACCGCCCTCGTCGAACATGGGTGGTTGTCGTTGTTCACCACCCTGCTCGAACCTCATGCATCCGTCCTCGACGTCGGGTGCGGTTCTGGAGTACCGATCGCGCAATGGCTCGACGACAACGGCTTCGCTGTCACCGGCATCGACAGTTCATCGGAGATGATCCGACTCTTCCGCACGAACGTGCCTGCCGCGCGGGCCGAAGTGCTCGATATGCGCCGTCTGGACCTCGCCATCCGATTCGAGGGGATCGTGGCCTGGGATAGCTTCTTCCATCTCTCCCCTGTCGACCAGCGAGCGATGTTCCCCCTCTTCGAGCATCACGCGACGACCGGAGCCCCACTCCTCCTCACAACCGGTCCGGAAGCCGGCGAGGTTGTCGGAAACCTACACGGCGACCCGCTCTACCACGCCAGCCTCGACCCCGGTGAGTATCGTGCACTGTTCGATCAGCACGGATTCGACGTCGTCGCGCACACCAGCAGAGATCCGAGCATCGGCGATCACACCGTCTGGTTGGTACGAAAGCGCGAGGGCGTGACTCCGAGCTTCGGCAGGACCGGGCCGAACCCACACCCCGAGTGA
- a CDS encoding carbohydrate ABC transporter permease, producing the protein MTATEALVRPTVRRGPRISVASPAKRRSTGLANAVLIVIGVVFLVPIAWIAFSAVSPSATVSISVPESLTLDNFVAVFDWSMTLLPLWNSALISFGTALITVVVGVLAAYPLSRHNSRFQRGFMYSVLFGSCLPITAMMVPVYALFVQLKMLDSQVSVILFMAATSLPMAIWMLKNFMDSVPVSLEEAAWVDGASAMRALWTIVLPLMRPGISVVFIFVFTQAWGNFFVPFVLLFSSEKMPAAVAIFTFFGNHGAVAYGQLAAFATLYSVPILVLYLLVQRLSGSSFALAGGVKG; encoded by the coding sequence ATGACTGCCACCGAAGCACTCGTCCGCCCCACCGTCCGGCGCGGCCCGCGCATCTCGGTCGCGTCGCCCGCGAAGCGCCGCTCCACGGGGCTCGCCAACGCCGTCCTGATCGTGATCGGGGTCGTGTTCCTCGTGCCCATCGCGTGGATCGCGTTCTCGGCGGTGTCTCCGTCGGCCACGGTGTCGATCTCGGTGCCGGAGAGCCTCACGCTCGACAACTTCGTCGCGGTGTTCGACTGGTCGATGACGCTGCTGCCGCTGTGGAACTCGGCGCTGATCTCGTTCGGCACCGCCCTCATCACCGTCGTCGTCGGCGTGCTCGCCGCGTATCCGCTCTCGCGGCACAACTCCCGTTTCCAGCGCGGCTTCATGTACTCGGTCCTGTTCGGTTCCTGCCTGCCGATCACGGCGATGATGGTGCCGGTCTACGCGCTCTTCGTGCAGTTGAAGATGCTCGATTCCCAGGTCAGCGTGATCCTGTTCATGGCCGCCACATCGCTGCCCATGGCGATCTGGATGCTGAAGAACTTCATGGACTCGGTGCCGGTCTCCCTCGAGGAGGCCGCGTGGGTCGACGGCGCCTCCGCCATGCGGGCGCTGTGGACCATCGTCCTGCCGCTCATGCGCCCCGGCATCAGCGTCGTCTTCATCTTCGTGTTCACGCAGGCGTGGGGGAACTTCTTCGTCCCGTTCGTCCTGCTGTTCAGCTCGGAGAAGATGCCGGCGGCCGTCGCGATCTTCACGTTCTTCGGCAACCACGGCGCGGTCGCCTACGGACAGCTCGCCGCGTTCGCCACGTTGTACTCCGTGCCGATCCTCGTCCTGTACCTGCTCGTGCAGCGTCTGTCCGGCAGCAGCTTCGCGCTGGCCGGCGGCGTCAAGGGCTGA
- the dnaB gene encoding replicative DNA helicase — protein sequence MGSKRSHERTPPHDLLAEQSALGGMLLSKDAVADVIETLKGADFYIPKHELIFEAILSLYSHGEPTDVVAVTDELIKTGELSRAGGADYLHTLTSIVPTAANAGYYGGIVSERAILRRLVDAGTRIVQLGYDGQGDATDIVNNAQAEIYSITGSETAEDYVPLQIAVDAALEEIEAASGRDGSMTGVPTGFKELDELTNGLHGGQMIVVAARPAMGKSTLALDFARSASIGHNIPSVFFSLEMGKSEIAMRLLSAEGQIPLQNMRKGNLDPRDWTTVAATRGRINDAPLYIDDSPNMTLVEIRAKCRRLKQREGLRMVIIDYLQLMTSGKRVESRQQEVSEFSRSLKLIAKELQVPVIALSQLNRGPEQRTDKKPAISDLRESGSIEQDADMVILLHRDSVYDKDVRPGEADLIVAKHRNGPTATITVAFQGHYSRFHDMAPGGDFN from the coding sequence ATGGGCAGCAAGCGGTCGCACGAGCGCACACCGCCGCACGACCTCCTCGCCGAGCAGAGCGCCCTCGGCGGAATGCTCCTCTCGAAGGATGCGGTCGCCGACGTCATCGAGACGCTCAAGGGTGCAGACTTCTACATCCCCAAGCACGAGCTGATCTTCGAGGCGATCCTGTCGCTGTACTCGCACGGTGAGCCGACCGACGTCGTCGCCGTCACCGACGAGCTCATCAAGACGGGCGAGCTGAGTCGCGCCGGCGGCGCCGACTACCTGCACACCCTCACCTCGATCGTCCCCACGGCCGCAAACGCCGGCTACTACGGCGGGATCGTCTCGGAGCGCGCCATCCTGCGCCGCCTCGTCGACGCGGGCACGCGCATCGTGCAGCTCGGGTACGACGGGCAGGGCGATGCCACCGACATCGTGAACAACGCCCAGGCGGAGATCTACTCCATCACCGGGTCCGAGACGGCCGAGGACTACGTCCCCCTGCAGATCGCCGTCGACGCGGCGCTCGAGGAGATCGAGGCGGCCAGCGGGCGCGACGGATCGATGACCGGCGTGCCGACCGGCTTCAAGGAGCTCGACGAGCTCACCAACGGCCTTCACGGCGGCCAGATGATCGTCGTCGCGGCGCGTCCCGCGATGGGTAAGTCGACGCTCGCGCTCGACTTCGCGCGCTCGGCCTCGATCGGGCACAACATCCCCTCCGTCTTCTTCTCGCTCGAGATGGGCAAGAGCGAGATCGCGATGCGTCTGCTCAGCGCCGAGGGCCAGATCCCGCTGCAGAACATGCGCAAGGGAAACCTCGACCCGCGCGACTGGACGACGGTCGCCGCGACGCGAGGTCGCATCAACGACGCGCCGCTCTACATCGACGACAGCCCCAACATGACCCTCGTCGAGATCCGTGCGAAGTGCCGTCGCCTCAAGCAGCGCGAAGGACTGCGCATGGTCATCATCGACTACCTGCAGCTGATGACGTCGGGAAAGCGCGTCGAGTCGCGTCAGCAGGAGGTCTCGGAGTTCTCGCGAAGCCTCAAGCTGATCGCCAAGGAGCTGCAGGTCCCGGTCATCGCCCTCTCGCAGCTGAACCGTGGTCCCGAGCAGCGCACCGACAAGAAGCCCGCGATCAGCGACCTGCGTGAGTCCGGCTCGATCGAGCAGGACGCCGACATGGTCATCCTGCTGCACCGCGACTCGGTGTACGACAAGGACGTCCGCCCGGGTGAGGCCGACCTGATCGTCGCCAAGCACCGTAACGGCCCGACGGCGACGATCACCGTGGCGTTCCAGGGTCACTACTCGCGCTTCCACGACATGGCGCCGGGCGGCGACTTCAACTGA
- the rpsR gene encoding 30S ribosomal protein S18, giving the protein MAGKSSGDRRKPRKGAKNAAPAKSIRVGVIDYKDVSTLRKFVSERGKIRARRITGVSVQEQRLIATAIKNAREMALLPYAGAGR; this is encoded by the coding sequence ATGGCTGGAAAGTCGAGCGGCGACCGCCGCAAGCCGCGGAAGGGCGCGAAGAACGCCGCTCCCGCGAAGTCGATCCGGGTCGGAGTCATCGATTACAAGGATGTCTCCACCCTCCGTAAGTTCGTCTCGGAGCGCGGCAAGATCCGCGCCCGTCGTATCACCGGTGTCTCGGTGCAGGAGCAGCGTCTGATCGCCACGGCGATCAAGAACGCACGCGAGATGGCGCTCCTGCCCTACGCTGGCGCCGGCCGGTAA
- a CDS encoding extracellular solute-binding protein has translation MRTKPLAAIGAIAVGAIVLSGCGASGDAETSDSGDRTITVAYQMTSAFHQLDDLFQKVKPEFEAANPGVTVKLQPIESEDEYFTKLALMNGSPDTAPDVIYEDTFQLRSDAAAGYLLPIDDYLADWDDWDQFYDAAKEAGLGGDGSTYGVSMGTDTRAIYYNKEIFAAAGLPTDWQPESWQDILDAAEAVKAYDADLIPLNIYGSKSAGEQTSMQGLEMLLYGTESTLYDADSDKWAVGSQGLTDSFGFYDTLYKNDLATPLDLALDSTIGSRVSTELLPEGKLAMAIDGSWLPGGWISGDGAWDGWADKIGLAKMPTQDGGKPGFTSMSGGWTLAVGSQTTHPQTSFDFIAMALNQENSLKYDTENSQIAVREDVATDDAYLAYNPTFAFFSDLVQYTHFRPTTPDYSQITSALQQATESVITGEATPEDAAKTYDDALTQIVGPDKVE, from the coding sequence ATGCGAACGAAGCCCCTCGCCGCCATCGGCGCGATCGCGGTCGGCGCGATCGTCCTCTCGGGATGCGGTGCGTCCGGGGACGCAGAGACGTCCGACAGCGGCGACCGCACCATCACCGTCGCGTATCAGATGACGTCCGCGTTCCACCAGCTCGATGACCTCTTCCAGAAGGTCAAGCCCGAGTTCGAGGCCGCGAACCCCGGGGTGACGGTCAAGCTCCAGCCGATCGAGTCCGAAGACGAGTACTTCACGAAGCTGGCTCTGATGAACGGCTCGCCCGACACGGCACCCGACGTGATCTACGAGGACACCTTCCAGCTGCGCTCCGACGCCGCGGCCGGTTACCTGCTGCCGATCGACGACTACCTCGCGGACTGGGATGACTGGGACCAGTTCTACGACGCGGCCAAGGAGGCGGGTCTCGGAGGAGACGGCAGCACCTACGGCGTCTCGATGGGCACCGACACCCGTGCGATCTACTACAACAAGGAGATCTTCGCGGCCGCGGGACTCCCCACCGACTGGCAGCCCGAGTCGTGGCAGGACATCCTCGATGCCGCTGAAGCCGTGAAGGCGTACGACGCCGACCTGATCCCCCTGAACATCTACGGCAGCAAGAGCGCGGGTGAGCAGACGTCGATGCAGGGTCTCGAGATGCTCCTCTACGGCACCGAGTCCACTCTCTACGACGCCGACTCCGACAAGTGGGCGGTGGGCTCCCAGGGTCTCACCGACTCCTTCGGCTTCTACGACACGCTCTACAAGAACGATCTCGCCACTCCGCTCGATCTCGCCCTCGACTCGACCATCGGCAGCCGCGTCTCGACGGAGCTGCTTCCCGAGGGCAAGCTCGCCATGGCCATCGACGGATCGTGGCTCCCCGGTGGCTGGATCAGCGGCGACGGCGCCTGGGACGGCTGGGCGGACAAGATCGGTCTCGCGAAGATGCCGACGCAGGACGGCGGCAAGCCCGGCTTCACCTCGATGTCCGGGGGCTGGACCCTCGCGGTCGGATCCCAGACCACGCACCCGCAGACGTCGTTCGACTTCATCGCGATGGCGCTGAACCAGGAGAACTCGCTCAAGTACGACACCGAGAACAGTCAGATCGCCGTCCGTGAGGACGTCGCGACCGACGACGCGTACCTCGCGTACAACCCGACCTTCGCGTTCTTCTCCGACCTCGTGCAGTACACGCACTTCCGTCCGACCACGCCGGACTACTCGCAGATCACCAGCGCTCTCCAGCAGGCCACCGAATCGGTGATCACCGGAGAAGCGACCCCGGAGGATGCCGCGAAGACCTACGACGACGCGCTCACCCAGATCGTCGGCCCGGACAAGGTCGAGTAG
- the rplI gene encoding 50S ribosomal protein L9 has protein sequence MAKLILTNEVAGLGSAGDVVEVKNGFARNYLIPQGFATAWTRGGEKQVASIQAARQARAIHDRDEAVALKNSLESTKVRLAVKAGNEGRLFGSVKTDHIADAVAAAGLGSIDKRKVHIPSPIKVTGEHEATVRLHDDVTAVITLQVVAAK, from the coding sequence ATGGCAAAGCTGATTCTCACGAACGAGGTCGCCGGGCTGGGCAGTGCCGGTGACGTGGTCGAGGTCAAGAACGGGTTCGCCCGTAACTACCTCATCCCCCAGGGCTTCGCTACGGCGTGGACCCGCGGTGGCGAAAAGCAGGTCGCTTCGATCCAGGCTGCTCGTCAGGCGCGTGCGATCCACGACCGCGACGAGGCCGTGGCCCTGAAGAACTCCCTCGAGAGCACCAAGGTGCGCCTGGCCGTCAAGGCCGGCAACGAGGGTCGCCTCTTCGGCTCGGTCAAGACCGATCACATCGCGGATGCTGTCGCAGCCGCGGGTCTCGGCTCGATCGACAAGCGCAAGGTGCACATCCCGTCGCCCATCAAGGTCACGGGCGAGCACGAGGCCACGGTTCGTCTGCACGACGACGTGACCGCAGTCATCACGCTGCAGGTCGTCGCCGCCAAGTAA
- a CDS encoding carbohydrate ABC transporter permease yields MTSATATRSPAPVHTGAGRRAPLRDLLRSVPLLPAVVLLVVFLLGPILYAIWGSLTNRALTGYRAAKPEFVGFDNYISLFTDPNFWTALVLTVVFVLFSAIIGQNVLGLGVAALMRIGSKSVNSVVGALVVVAWVMPEIVAAFALYAYFSKDGTLNALLEGIGIPAVSWLIEYPMFAVILANVWRGTAFSMLVYGAALNEVPPEVMEAAQIDGANAAQRFFLITIPMIRRSISTNLMLTTLQTLGTFGLIWVMTKGGPGVSSSTLPVLAYQEAFQYSQIGYGTAIAAVTLVLGAIFAIFYIRILKPEVD; encoded by the coding sequence GTGACCTCTGCAACCGCAACGCGCAGCCCGGCCCCGGTGCACACCGGGGCCGGGCGGCGCGCCCCGCTCCGCGACCTGCTGCGCTCCGTCCCGCTGCTGCCCGCCGTGGTGCTGCTGGTCGTGTTCCTGCTCGGGCCGATCCTCTACGCCATCTGGGGATCGCTGACCAACCGCGCCCTCACCGGCTACCGGGCGGCGAAGCCCGAGTTCGTCGGATTCGACAACTACATCTCGCTGTTCACCGACCCGAACTTCTGGACGGCGCTGGTTCTCACGGTCGTCTTCGTGCTGTTCTCCGCGATCATCGGTCAGAACGTGCTGGGACTCGGTGTCGCCGCACTCATGCGCATCGGCTCGAAGTCGGTCAACAGCGTCGTCGGCGCGCTCGTCGTCGTGGCCTGGGTGATGCCCGAGATCGTCGCCGCGTTCGCCCTGTACGCCTACTTCTCGAAGGACGGCACGCTCAACGCGCTGCTGGAGGGCATCGGCATCCCCGCGGTGAGCTGGCTCATCGAGTACCCGATGTTCGCCGTCATCCTCGCCAACGTCTGGCGCGGCACGGCCTTCTCGATGCTCGTCTACGGAGCCGCCCTCAACGAGGTGCCGCCGGAGGTGATGGAGGCCGCGCAGATCGACGGCGCGAACGCCGCCCAGCGCTTCTTCCTCATCACCATCCCGATGATCCGCCGCTCGATCTCGACGAACCTCATGCTCACCACCCTGCAGACTCTCGGCACGTTCGGGCTCATCTGGGTGATGACCAAGGGAGGGCCGGGCGTCTCGAGTTCCACCCTCCCCGTCCTCGCCTATCAGGAGGCCTTCCAGTACTCCCAGATCGGCTACGGCACGGCGATCGCTGCGGTGACGCTCGTGCTCGGTGCGATCTTCGCGATCTTCTACATCCGCATCCTCAAGCCGGAGGTCGATTGA
- a CDS encoding single-stranded DNA-binding protein: MAGETVITVVGNLTADPELRYTQNGLPVANFTIASTPRNFDRAANEWKDGEALFLRASVWREFAEHVAGSLTKGMRVMAQGRLRQRSYQDREGNQRTAIELEVDEIGPSLRYATAQVTRAASNGGGGGGGGQSRPAQQQQVSEEPWSTPGSSTSADAWSTPGSFGDDTPF, encoded by the coding sequence ATGGCCGGCGAAACAGTCATCACCGTGGTGGGCAACCTCACGGCCGACCCCGAGCTGCGGTACACGCAGAACGGACTGCCGGTGGCGAACTTCACCATCGCTTCGACGCCTCGGAACTTCGATCGCGCCGCCAACGAGTGGAAGGACGGCGAAGCGCTGTTCCTCCGTGCGTCGGTCTGGCGTGAATTCGCCGAGCACGTGGCGGGTTCGCTGACCAAGGGCATGCGCGTCATGGCGCAGGGCCGTCTGCGTCAGCGCTCCTACCAGGACCGCGAGGGCAACCAGCGCACCGCTATCGAGCTGGAGGTCGACGAGATCGGCCCCTCGCTCCGGTACGCGACTGCACAGGTCACCCGTGCGGCCTCGAACGGTGGCGGCGGCGGTGGCGGCGGACAGTCGCGTCCCGCTCAGCAGCAGCAGGTGTCGGAGGAGCCGTGGTCAACCCCCGGCTCGTCGACCAGCGCCGATGCCTGGAGCACTCCGGGCAGCTTCGGCGACGACACCCCCTTCTGA
- the rpsF gene encoding 30S ribosomal protein S6 codes for MTHQYELMVILTPEIDERQVAPTLDKFLKVITNDGGSIDKVDIWGKRRLAYEIQKKNEGIYAVVNFTATSEATQELDRQLKLNEQIMRTKVLRSEEAQAMVATEAKRTEEKAARKAAKAAKA; via the coding sequence GTGACGCACCAGTACGAACTCATGGTCATTCTGACCCCCGAGATCGATGAGCGCCAGGTCGCTCCTACGCTCGACAAGTTCCTCAAGGTCATCACCAACGATGGCGGTTCGATCGACAAGGTCGACATCTGGGGCAAGCGCCGTCTCGCGTACGAGATCCAGAAGAAGAACGAGGGCATCTACGCCGTCGTCAACTTCACCGCGACCAGCGAGGCCACGCAGGAGCTCGATCGTCAGCTGAAGCTGAACGAGCAGATCATGCGCACCAAGGTCCTCCGCTCCGAGGAAGCTCAGGCGATGGTCGCGACCGAAGCCAAGCGCACCGAAGAGAAGGCTGCCCGCAAGGCCGCCAAGGCTGCGAAGGCCTGA
- a CDS encoding ROK family transcriptional regulator: MQRGSNLPAVGVYNQALVFDLIRRSEEGLSRSELAERTGLSTQTLSNVTRRLANEGLIEETGKVISGPGKPRTLLALRSDSRYAVGVHLDPAVDTVVVVDAAGAVVARTEQTPGGADASPDELVGRLGDSVRSLIAEARLPAERVLGIGVAAPGPFDRDAGRLLNPPLLPAWHNVPVRTELERVSGLPTLLEKDVVATVVGEQWFDAGQELADAMFLYYGAGLGLGLSVSGAPVHGRTGNAGNIAHIVVDTEGPICTCGSRGCIGVIMEPRMLLAQAGHATPPSGTGDARMQLERLSSLAAAGDEGVLAALESAGRHLATAIVEVNNLLDLGIVVLGGPAWSRLGERLLPVLDHWVHTTAVSTSTEPVHLRPSQIGADSAAVGAACLVLDDALTARASRLMISR, translated from the coding sequence ATGCAGCGTGGGTCGAACCTCCCTGCTGTGGGCGTCTACAACCAGGCGCTCGTCTTCGACCTCATCCGCCGGTCCGAAGAAGGGCTCAGCCGCAGCGAGCTCGCCGAACGCACGGGGCTGTCGACGCAGACGCTCAGCAATGTCACTCGCCGGCTGGCCAACGAGGGGCTGATCGAGGAGACCGGAAAGGTCATCTCGGGCCCGGGAAAGCCCCGCACGCTCCTCGCGCTGCGATCGGATTCGCGCTACGCGGTCGGTGTGCACCTCGACCCGGCCGTCGACACCGTCGTGGTCGTCGATGCCGCCGGCGCGGTCGTCGCCAGGACCGAGCAGACCCCCGGAGGCGCTGACGCGTCGCCGGATGAACTCGTGGGACGTCTCGGAGACAGCGTCCGGTCGCTCATCGCCGAGGCGCGGCTTCCTGCCGAGCGCGTGCTCGGGATCGGCGTGGCCGCTCCCGGGCCCTTCGACCGCGATGCGGGTCGACTGCTGAATCCGCCGCTCCTGCCCGCCTGGCACAACGTGCCCGTGCGCACGGAGCTCGAACGGGTCAGCGGGTTGCCGACGCTGCTCGAGAAGGATGTCGTCGCGACCGTCGTCGGCGAGCAGTGGTTCGACGCGGGGCAGGAGCTCGCCGACGCGATGTTCCTCTACTACGGCGCGGGCCTCGGCCTCGGGCTCTCGGTCTCGGGGGCGCCGGTGCACGGCAGGACGGGCAACGCCGGCAACATCGCGCACATCGTCGTCGACACCGAGGGGCCGATCTGCACCTGCGGATCCCGTGGCTGCATCGGAGTGATCATGGAGCCGCGGATGCTCCTCGCCCAGGCCGGGCACGCGACACCGCCGAGCGGCACAGGAGATGCGCGGATGCAGCTCGAGCGGCTGTCGTCGTTGGCCGCCGCCGGAGACGAGGGAGTGCTCGCAGCCCTCGAAAGCGCCGGGAGGCACCTCGCGACGGCCATCGTCGAAGTGAACAACCTTCTCGATCTCGGCATCGTCGTCCTGGGCGGGCCTGCGTGGTCGAGGCTCGGCGAGCGGCTTCTGCCGGTGCTGGACCACTGGGTGCACACCACCGCCGTCAGCACCTCCACCGAACCCGTGCATCTGCGCCCCTCGCAGATCGGAGCGGACTCCGCCGCCGTGGGAGCCGCGTGCCTCGTGCTCGACGATGCGCTCACCGCGCGGGCGTCGCGACTCATGATCAGCCGCTGA